The nucleotide sequence TACCCAAGTGATCAGACATACAAAGCAGACAAATGAAACTAGCACACAACTGTCAGTTTCCAAGGAGTGTTATGGTCGCCATCTTCGCAAAGCCAGACCCAAACTGCAACCATAACAAGCTGTCGTCATAAAGGCAAAAAcctaagaaaaggaaagaaaaaaattgctatcAGATTCACAACATGGACTTTTAGAAAATGCatcccaaagagaccactgaatgAACACTCACCAGCTGACTTGAAGATGCTCCAATACAGAAGAATATTTCACACTGATCTATGTTTTGATGATTTTGTTTTATCCCCATCATATAGAACTGAGCTTCCTTTTGTACCCTATAGCTCTTAATTTTCAAATCTACAGTCAGCCTTACATTATTTGCTCACATATCAGTCTCACTTGATAAGTATTGTTGAAACCCCAGGCACTGACAGTATTAAGAAATTTAGTCTGAGTTATCTAATCATCCAACAGTTTCACAGCTAAGAAGACAGTCACCAGCAAACCCTGGAGACACATTCAATCATTTCTGTGAGTTGTCCAACTCAGTATACAAAACCCACAGGAATGAATCAGAAGTCTGACTCTTTCTCATGTGGGAGCCAGTCCTCACACAGAAGCCCAAGCCCTGCTCTGAGCTGCTTCCTCGGTGTCACCGAGGGCTTCGTTAACCCCAACTGTGCATACAGCACTGCACTTAGTGTGGATAAGCAAATAGTCCACCTTGTTCTCACGTGACACTTAGAGGCTTGTGATGGGAAGGAGATTACAAGACAACCCAATTCAGAATGATAAAATATCACTATCTCGGGTAGAGACTCTTAACCAGAAAACTGCCGCCTGAGAAAGGGGGGCAGATCCTGCCACAGAAATTTGTCACAGTTAATTAACCCTTCCCATGCTGCTGGTTTCTCTAATGTATTTCTAATGTAGACAATGTCCTCTGAGTGAGAATAATTGCTTTGGGAGAAGCAATTATCAGTGAGAAGGAGAGTCCCTCATTCTCAACTATACTGAGTGACAAAGAAAAGCCCGAGTTTTAACCCAGTGTCACGTATGAACAACAGATCAAGTTTACCTACTGAAAACTCAGGAGCTAGAGTCCTGACTGGACCAGAGTGGGTGGATAAAATGGAATGTCACAAAAGACTGGAAGCATTGGTCCACACATGGAGGTGGCTTCACTCtggcagagggagaaagagacaggtcTCCAGAAGAGGCATGTCCAGAAAAGAACCTCCAGAGAACTCTAAAAGTTGGGCCCTTTAGGGGGCAAGGGCTAAAGAGGAAAAAACACTAGGTTCACTAATGCACTATAGGAACTATTTAAATATCAATCAAGACATTTCATTTCAGAAAGCAATTTCATTTCgtgatagttttaaaaattatccatgaaaagaaaaaaaaagtgttttttttcattattcaatACAAAATGTCGAGTTCACTATAGTGTATGAATGAAAGTGTatgaatgaaagggaaaaaatggttTAACGTCCCCATGGAAGGCTTCCTCCTGTATCCCATCTGGTATAATGGCTAGTGGAATTTGCCTTCCCATTCACTGGCACTGACCCCAAAAATAAGAACTGAAACTTATTCatgtcagcccccccccccaactcccttcTACATGGCAGGCCCAAGGTAAATATGCAACCAATAAACGCAATTAAAAATGGGTACAAAGGACAAAAGAGCAAGGCTAGAAACAGACCTCTCTCACCGGGTCTGAAAATTCAGAAAGAGAGATGACTACAGTGAATTCTTACAAAGTCAAGTACTGTGGACTCATTATCATCTCAGATAATGTCAACATCTTTGGGTTGCAGGTGAGTCACACCAAACAATGCAGGGCATGGCAGTACTTTGCTCATAGGATCACTGGACAAATAGCTTttacatgtttaattttttgtttgtttttcccggcagggtttctctgtgtagctctggttgttctgtaactagctctgtagaccaagctggcctcgaactcacagagctccacctgcctctgcctcctgagtgctgggatggaaggtgTGCATCAACACTGCCTGGCTTACGTGTTTAATTCTAAAGGCTACTATTAAAATAGTACTGCTGCCCGAGGAGGATTCTCCCGGATGCTTGGCTATGGAAGGACAGTGCTTTCCTCAGGAAGCACTTACTGTGGCGGCCACGTTGATGTTGTACTGGTTATCGTCCAGGAGCGGCTCCACAATCATGGTGGTGTTGCATTGCAGGTCATGCAGGGAGGTGGCTGCGGCTTCTAGTAAGAAGGCTCCAAAGTAGAAGACGAACACTACAAAGTGGTAGACAAAAtcctgaaagaggaaaaaaaaaaaggcatttgtaGGTAAGAATTGTAAGATGTTTTCCTGTTCTTTATTTCAAATGAAGTTTCAGGTAAGAAAGCTCAGAACATATAATCCAATTGTCTTAACTATATTGATTTTGATTGCTTTAGCAAAACAAGGCCATTAGAATCTAAATGAGCCCACCCATATGTGTGGAGGGACGCCAACtcttagctgctgggagagggagggataaGTTGAGCATGCGCCAAAGGAAGACCACATGTTCAAAAGCATTTGTGGAGCACAAAATTATCTTGAAGCTTGTTTTAAAAAAGGAGccctccaaagctacatagagaaactctgtctcaaaaaaacaaaaataaaaggagctACAGAGTGGGTGCTTGGGTGACTATGACCAAAACATGCTGTATGAGTAGCTGCaaactctcaaagaacaaaaaatatcagctggggctggagagatggctcagaggttaagagcactgactgttcttatagaggaccagggttcaattcccagcacccacacggcagctcacagctttctgtaatactagtttcaggggacccgacacccatggcaaaaaaacaccaatgcacataaaataaataaatttaaaaaagtatagGCTGATCTATTTTATTTGGTACAATAGCAAACTTTCTTATATATTGGGTTTTACAATAAAATACTGTATCACTTTAGATTAATATACAGAGAtatcaatattaattaaaattagataaaaaggtctttaaatttaaaactagGGTAAATGCCATCTTTAAAGTTcaagtaaaattatatttaagttatacccttttaagaatttcatataattaatacatattttattttgagtattttctaTTACAACTATATATATTATCCTATATTCTGCAACATAGACTTAGTGATAGAATTCAATGGCATACAACCttacatttcattaaaaacaaagaatatataGTTCTGAAAAACAGTAATTGTTTAGGTTATTTGGAGTAATGTGAAGCATAACCTTTGATAATCCAGCTTCACTTGAATTAATATATCATCcacatgttattttatatttacagctGCCACATTGCAGTGACTTAGTCTGCATAACTTCTCCACCTTACAGTTATCTGTTATCATTTATTATCTGCTTTACAAACaaaattttgtctttcttttcacaCAAAGGTTAACTTTCAGGAGGAGGATCAGAACCATGCTTCTCTGCTTCCAAAGTCAactttgtttcattaaaaaagCTAAAATTATGAATAATCTTAACTGACAATTAGAAATTatctatttattgtgtatatgtttttaaatatgcatACATTATGAAATAGCTAAGTTGAACTACTTAACAAAGGTATTCTTTCACATACTTACCTTTTTAATGGTGAGAACAATCAAAAGCTACTCATCAATTTTCCAGTACACATTGCCTTTAACTAGAGTCTATACTACAGAGCCTTTGGAGGCACACTTTCTTGCTGGGATACACTCTTTGGCAAATGCCTTTCCAACCCTCTCTCTCCAACAACCCTTATAACCACCACTTTGCTCTCcacttctgtgagttcatcttTTTCACCTACACCTATTAGTGAAATTATATTGTGTATGTCATTATATTGTGGTGTCCAGCTCATTCATATAACAAAACCTCCATGTTCAACTATCTGACTCTAAATACTTCTGACCATAAATAAAggattttcttcatttctaaaaaGCCAAACAGCACTGGGTATATACACTACATTCTACCCATTACAGACCAATGAAGACTTGAGCTGGTTCCATATGATGGCTAGTAATAAATAATTCTGCAAAGAACATGTGGGCTCAGACAGCTCTCTGACACACTGATTATTACCTTTGGGTATACATATAAGTAAGATTCATGGCTTGTATGGTATTTCCATTGTTAACTTTTAGAGGAGATTTCATACCATATTCCACAGTAATGGTACTaatttgtattcccaccaacagtgtttGAGAGATCTCTTCAAAGTCTACTTTCCCCCTCTCAAATAGTATTACTAACAAAATTACAGAAGGGAGTGTTGTACTGCCTCTGTAAATGTCCATTCAACAGTGTTGTTCATAGAATTGCTCTTCTTATGCCCACACTGTTCTACGTCAAATTTAACCAGGGTGAGACACATAAGGTACAATGTAAAAATGCTTTCTGTGAAACACCTGCCATTGCTGATTGAGCCACAGACTTACTGACCACATCTCTAAGCCATAACCAATGCTTAGATACATGGGGTCATGTGGTTACTCAATAAATGCTCACTGACAAAGATCAATATCCAAACTGGAATGCCAGTGCATTCATGAATTAAATGTACCTGATTgggttattaattattaatagcTGTAAAAATTGAGAAAGTCTATTGAGATTGATTATTAGCCACTCATTTAATTTACTAAATAGTCTCAGAAATGTTTTGTTCTATCTTAAAAGGCCAAActaggggctgaggagacagctcagtcagtaaagtcctTGCCATACAAACCCGAGAACCTGAATTCTAACCCTGACTCTCATGTTAAAAAGCCTGGAATGGTGGCATGctattttaatctcagcactggggagctggagacagacaGTAGATCCCTGGAGTTTGATGGACAGCTAGTCGAGATGAGTTCCAGAtcccagtgagagattctgtctcccgAACACCCAAGGCCCTACAGACATGTGCAAAgacatgaacatgcatacatagCTATCATAACCCCTGGCACGTTTCACACAGACAGGCAAGGATAAAGTTGAGTGATAGGACTTGCAACCATTGGAAATGAATGCTTGTCTTTTGCATGTCCCCATGCCCTCAGTTCCTGTGACTGGACTTTGGTTCTTAGAGGACTTTGTTTCTTGGGTTTCAATAGACTTGGGACATGTTTATGTGTCTGAGCCAGACACACATTCTTCTTGGGTAGATCTCAGGGAGTCGTAGTACATTTGGACTGAGCCTAGTCACTGTGCCCAATACAGGATCTCAATAGGCAGGCTGCGCTGTGAAGCTTCTCATGGACTTGGCCAATGCCACAACACATATGAGACTTGGCTTATTTAGTTTACTTCCTTCTGCATTATCTAACACAGGtctgtcttctttcctcctcataaaagacacacacacacacacacacacacacacacacacacacacacacacacatacacacacaccacaatgaaaaacacaaaaaacaaaacaaacaaacaaaaccaaaaaatcagcaaaaaacaaaaccaaccaaccaaccaaccaacaacaacacaaTCTCGTTTTCTAGATCCTCCTTAGAGCCTGTTATTTGAGATTACTtcagtttttttaatgtttccacTTCTTGACCATTATGTAGTTTTAGCTAAGTTATTAACTACACGATGATTATTTTGCTGCCCTGTCTACTGCAGAAACGTTTTGAAAGTCTCTCTCAGGCCTGTGCATCCTGACCACTAGAGAGCTACATGTTGACACTGGCCACCCTGGTTGTGTTATTCCAATTCCAGTTATACATGGGAGCCACTCGAAATGTCTTCTGCAGGCTCACTCATGGTTTGGAACACTTGCCCTGCACTGGAGGTTCTCAATTACTGGAATGCAGCAGAACCATCTGAGACAAATAAGCGCCATCCCCCAGCTTTGGAGTCAGCAGTCTGGGGAGGGTCGGCTGAGACTATTTCTGACAGGAGTCCATGTAATGCTGCTGCCTTGTTTGGTGACTACCTTTTAAACCACCATCCTTGACAGTGCTTCATCAAGGTAGGTCCAGTCCTGTCCTGAGTCCTCTTCACATGCTCTTTCTCCTAACACATCCTGCCAGCACTGACACACCCCAGAGCTCTGCCTCTCCACATTTTTATCAGACAACTCCAACCTCAAACActgcttggaattttttttcagcCCACATGACCATTTTCAAAATTCTAATCTTGAACCAGTGCTCCACTCTTTTGCTCATGAATATTCACtgaataggaaggaaggaagagagggaggaagggaggaaagaggatgaaagaaagaaaggaaggaaggaaagcgaGAGAGAGtcaggggatggatggatggatggatggagggagggaggagaacaaaaggaagaaagagaggagggaaggaaagaaggaagaaaggaaagaaggaaggaagggagggagggaggaagggaggaaggaaaaaaagggagaaaggaagaaaggaagagaggaagagaggaaagaaaagaaaactgttgtACCATTGATGGGGAGCCCTGGTTATATACTTGGTTATAtataaggttttatatatatatatatatatatgtatatatatatatatatatggatatatgtggTTATAACCCTGGTTATATGGcagcacagagaagggaagacagCCTCTAAAGCTTGAGCTTTAGTACTGGTAGTGCACACTCTAACCAGCACCCAGAGGCTGAGCAAGGAGGATCACCAATTTGGGCTACAGTCTGCTCTATATATATGTAGcgagactgtctcaaaggaggaAAAACAATTCAGGTCAAAGTGGCACGGAATATAGCTCAGgacatttaaattattaagtAATGCTCATAGTAGGAATCTGATTAAATGTATGTCCACTAGACTCATGGGAAGTAAAGACAGACTTATTTAATTGTATgagatttaaaaatctatttcttctaaGCAGTATCCTTCCTTAGCATATTTACTCTAAAAAGCAAGGGGCACAAATATAGAATTTTTTCCTTAAAGTTATACCAAAGTGGTGTTATTCTCACATAcagggaaaggagaaagccacACCCCTACAGCTATTTCAAAATCAAAATCGACTTCCTATCGGGGCAGGTGGTACAGCCCTATGATCCTAacatcttgggaggcagaggtaaaagtgagttcaatgctagcctggGCAAGCAAGGCCCCACCTCAGGATGAGAAGTGAAAAAGGGCTGGAGATATAGCTTAGGGATGGAaagtttgcttagcatgcagaaggcctgagggtcaatctccagcaccacacaaatTCAAAAAGGTTCTTGCCTTTCTTCAGATTATAATGGAGAAACAGTATTGCATTCAACATTTTCATTATATCAATTATACCCCAAGTAGGAAGCCTGTGAAAAAATTCCAAACATATCTTGCACTATGAATGTGAATTTGatcacaattaataaaaaatagaaaaagtgcTGGGGAAATGTCTTAGGAGTTTAAAGAGCTTGCTGGGTAAGCAAGAGAACCATTGTTTGGATTCCCAAGATCCTACTTAAAcgccaggtgggtgtggtggccccaCCCATAATCCCAGATCCAGAAGGTAGATGTCTAGGGATTCTTAGAGCAAGCTGGCACCAAGACCTGCCCTTCAATCAGTGAGCCCTGGTTTgaatgagaccttgcctcaaagaatAACGTGGAAGAGTTATTGAGgatgattcctgacatcaaccttGGGTTCACAGGCATaggcacatatatgcatgtgtacccaCACGTGTCCACACATGCATACCACGTGCACATACAATGAatatggaaaaaatgaaaaaaaaactgtcaacatTAGTATTCTACAACAAATACTTGTAGAGAGTATATTATTTCGAAAATGTACTCCGATTTCTCTCAATCAGAGCACAGGGATAGCATTAAATTATTCACAGGGGAAAAttagtcttttcttcttttagaaattaATGTCTAACAATTCCAGAGTGCAACAATTAGAACTTGTACCAATCTGAGGATAACTCCATGATGTGCGTGACTCAAAAACTATCCTGGCCTGGGAGTGCCCAGCGAGCCTTACAACCCACGTCAAGCTGGATACATGATCAGAACATGGATCCACGTGAAGAAAGCCTtacaaaacaaggaaaggaaatctATTCTAAGCCTAAACAGCATTTACTAAACTCTAAGACGGCAGGAAGGAGCTGGCTCTTGGGAGGTCTGCCCACCATATAATGAGCCCGTGCCATGGCAACCACAATATCACATGCTGTGTACAGCTATTCCATGGTAGACAATATTAACTTGAAACTATGACATCTGAAATGTTCCAAATGTTGTAATATTTTGAGTATTAAAGTTTGTGCAaatattccaaattttaaaaaatctacaaaTTTGGGATACTTTTGTTTCTAAGTACATACTTAGCCTGTGCATATTTCTTTTCCTTAACTGACAAATGGACAAACAACACAGGATGATCTTCCCAGATGATCTATGGGACAAATTATTAAAGgtctccttttttttatttttttgagacagagtcttacctTGTTAGGCCAAAGTGGCCTTGGACTTGACTCCTTCCTGCCCCATGCTACAGAGTCCTGAGTTATGGATTTGTACCcccaggctctgccttccaaCAGTCACTTTGATATAGTGGTACAATGAAAAGAACGAGAACACTTATGGCTTATTGTTTGATCATCACACATAATGCTACAAGTGGGGGGGGATGCAAAGTTGGGAAAACCAATAAGGCCATTTTAGTACCAAAAACACGATTTAATACaagcaggggttgggggagggtgggATACAGTATAGAATCTGTCTCACAAGACCAGGAATGACATCCAAAAAGTATTTAAGCATTTAAAAGTTACATATACCAATCAATTAGAAAGAATACTGGATGCTGCAGGATTGAACACTTTAGTTGTTAGGCAATCAATTGGGAGATCAGGAGTCCTAGCAGAAGGGTTTGGTGGTGTGTGATACAGCTCTTTGGAAGAGCCAGCAACATGGGCTGTGACTATTAAGAATCCTGAAGTACCAGTGTGGGCAGAGTGGGACAAACTCACCTCATAACATCTTGAGTCTGATATTTAAAGACCTGCTTTCCCTTGGTAACTTTGGAGATCAACCAATTCCTTGGCAGACTTTCTAATGAGAAAGCCAAGCATTCAGGAAAAGGAGATGAATATTCTAATTGGGGACCTTGAATCTTTATCACAAGATAGAGTAACAAATATTGAAATTAGGGAAAATGCAGGAAGACACTATCTCTGCAACTTCCTATAAGCAGAACATCAAAGTTCTGAATTACAAGCCTCAGTGTCTTGAAGGAATTAAAAAGATGGTTGCTTGGTGATTATAACCCAGACACAAAGCTAGGCATGATGAAACTCATTGTCCCCATTATTCTTTAATGGCATCTGGTCAGGCACTTATTATTACCGCTGTAAACATTTGTAATAATAGCTCTCCTTATGCTTTGTGAATAAAACATTTCCCTTTAACATTTGTCCTAAAGTTGCTATTTACTCAAAAGGAATATATAAAGATCAAATGACGGTCTTACTTAAGTTTCAAAACACCCAAGTATAATTCAGAACCTGAAGGGGGTTCCCTATGAATGTCGATAAAGCCCTGTCCACCATGGATTGGAATCATCCCCACTGATCTTTTCTAATTTGTCCCAGATAATGTAGGACAACCACTGGCTTTGAAGTGAGTCTCCATACAACACATGGGCAAATATGGTCAGTCAATCGCAGTGAATGGTAACTTATCATAAACATCGAGTTTAATACTGTGTTGTCAATTTACCTTCAAGACTCactgttttaattcattttggaGAAGAACtgattataaaatattctttttcaaaacatTAGGAAAACAATATGGAGCTATACTTGTTTTCTGAAAAACTTACACAGTCCTCCCTCATCTACGTCTGTCCATTTCCTAGTCCACTCTCCTGTGTCTGTCATTCCCGTCTGCCCTTCTATGTCTGTCAGTCCCTACTCTGCCCTCTGTGTCTGTCAGTCCCTGTGTGTGAATTCAATCAACCATGCAttgaaaatattcaggaaaaaatGTGTCTGTACTAAACATGTACATATGTTCTTCTCTTGTCTTCATTTTCTAAACAATACAGTATAAAAACTAtgtgcagaggctggagagatggctcagtggttaagagcacttgttgctctggcagaggacctgggttcaattcccagcacctacatcatgGTTCTcaaccatcttctgacctctaggaACACCAGGAATGCACACAgtagtacacagacacacaatgcaGGTAAgacattcacacataaaataaatgaataagtctTTAACTATGAGCACAGCATTTACATTGTTTTATGTGTTCTAAGTAACCTGCAAATGACTTAAACTGTACAGTACAATGCATGTAGGTAATATGGAAATTAAATCttcatatttaattaaatatatctaCTTACATATATTCAAACATATACGACTTGAGAATCTATAGATGCTAGTACTCCAGGTTTGAGGGTATGGCATGCAATCCATGCCCCTATTACTAATGTATGACTAAACCCATTTAAACatcagaagaagaaatgaatggaaaattttaagaCACAAGTGAGTCAGTTCCAAAGGCATCTGTTCTATTGTTCAATTATAATGCAACTCATTTGTTGCATGATATGAAATCCTTTTTGAATAAAATGATCTAAATCACAAAAGTAACAGTGTTATTTTTCAGATCTACCAATGTGGAAATTTTACAAACTGAGGTCCCTTCGTCCTCCAAAACCACACCTGGGCACCACAATGAGCTCCTCACGCAgccctattttctctttttttgtagcAACAAAAAGAACAGAGACTTGGGCATTTCTGAACACAATGTGATATTTGCAAGTTTCTTACATTTTCTTGCAATAGACTTACAATAAAAATCTCTTACCAGGAAGTTCCAGTTGGCATCAATCTGAGTCACCATACCAGAGAGGAACAAgcccaggaagagaagggagaagaagaaagctgTCACAGACACAAACATGACCCATCCTTGGAGCAGAGGTAGAGGAACATTGGAGGAAGCCACCAAAATCCAGACAAGTCCCCCAAGCacctgaaagaaaaacaataacaacacaggGTAGTAGCTTTGCTTTAGAGCACTTTCGTGTCACTGAGTTAAACACATTTGCATCAACTTGCTTTCCCACTTCTCACCCTTGGCCCCTGTACTCATCCCTGCTACCCCATTTATCATTGTTTCCATATCACTACACAAGATGGTTCTTCCCGCTCAAGACCAGCTCTACCGAGAGCTTGGGTCAACTCTGTACCTGGATTTTCATGTTGGATTCTCTTCCTCATCCAAGTCTTATCTAGAAATCTATACACACCTGCAGAGTTCCTCAGCTATATGTACACACCTGCAGGGTTGCCAAGCCATCTGCACACAATACAGGGTTtccaggcatctgcacacaccTGCAGGGTTCCTCAGCTATCTTCACACACCTGCAGCATTCTCTAGCCACATGCATCCAGCTGCAGGATTTCCCAGTCATTCTCACATATCTGCAGTATCCTCCAGCCATCCTCACATACCTGCAGTATCCTCCAGCCATCCTCACACACCTGCAGCATCCTCCAGCCATCCTCATACACCTGCAGCATCCTCTAGCCATCCTCACATGCCTGCAGTATCCTACAGCCATCCTCATACACCTGCAGCATCCTCCAGCCATCCTCATACACCTGCAGCATCCTCTAGCCATCCTCACACACCTGCAGTATTcttcacccatacacacatatctGCCGTGTTCTCCAGACATTTACTCACACTCTTGCTATCCTCCAGCCATTAACATATACCCTCCAGTAATCCCGCTGCCTCTTTAACTACCACCCTTTTGATGGGTTTTCATTCCAGTCAACATCATACACACTGCTTGGtcttcatttcctctctttctgctgctAGGAAGTTTCTGAGAGAAGAACAGCTGTAACACTCTAATTTCCCACCTACAGTGCACATTGTTCTGTCTTCACCACAGTCTACTTGTACTTTAGTTATCAGTTCCTATCCATACAATCATAGCTGCAACCATGGTTCAAGAGAGTAAGCAATATCAAGGCACCAGCATTTACGACGTACCATGCTCTGGAAATCAAATTTATACCTTAGATTCATGTCATAGTCGATAACTATCCACGCACTGTGCTAGGTGCTATGAATAGAATCAAGCTGCACTGGCCTCTGTCATCACGAAACCCAGTCTATTATAGGAGATGGACAGCTAAGCAAGTGATGAAAATACTGCTGAACTAATGCCAGAGCTGGGGGAGAAACTGGGTTCTATATTCCCACAAAGTAAATGCTCCAGATACAGATCTGAACAGTGAGGAAACTTATCCCAGAAGTCATAAGCCTCAGGACTGGGCTGGgatgatttagaaaaaaatccaagcaGGAGATGACTCTGTAGTGGTCAGGTAGGAGACAGGATAGCACCTAGCACAGGCAAAGAACACAGATCAGCAGGATGTAAGTAAGCACCTGAACTGAGTGGTAACAGGTTGGAAGGTCTTGAGGACAGTCAAGGAGATTCAGTTCATGCAACCGCAATAGTGGCCATGCTCAACTTGAACAGAAAGTAGCTAGCAACTTCAAGATCTACACTTAGAAGTTTTTCTGGCTAGAATGTGAGAATGGACTGGAGAGGCAAGGATGCAGGACTCAAGCCTACAGCAAAGCATCATGATGGTAAGGGGAACAGAGAGGAGGTAATGGGTTAGATAGAAATTCATAAGTAGATGATGACTGTACTTGATTACATAGGACATGACAGGTAAGGGGAGTAAGGGCAATCCCCTGATTTCTGGCACAGGGAATTAGGATGGCA is from Peromyscus maniculatus bairdii isolate BWxNUB_F1_BW_parent chromosome 20, HU_Pman_BW_mat_3.1, whole genome shotgun sequence and encodes:
- the Mal2 gene encoding protein MAL2 gives rise to the protein MSAGGAAVPPPPNPAVSFPAPRVTLPAGPDILRTYSGAFVCLEIVLGGLVWILVASSNVPLPLLQGWVMFVSVTAFFFSLLFLGLFLSGMVTQIDANWNFLDFVYHFVVFVFYFGAFLLEAAATSLHDLQCNTTMIVEPLLDDNQYNINVAATVFAFMTTACYGCSLGLALRRWRP